The proteins below are encoded in one region of Metabacillus dongyingensis:
- the rimM gene encoding ribosome maturation factor RimM (Essential for efficient processing of 16S rRNA), with amino-acid sequence MTEKWFNVGKIVNTHGVKGEVRVLSTTDFPEERYQKGNVLYLFQSEQKEPVEVKIKTHRFHKTFDLLTFEGHASINDVEKYKNSLIKVPESQLTDLDEGEYYFHEIIGCTVLTDAGEEIGTIKEILETGANDVWIVKRKNKKDALIPFIDDVVKEIDIEEKRIVISLMEGLIDE; translated from the coding sequence ATGACAGAAAAATGGTTTAATGTAGGAAAGATTGTAAATACTCATGGTGTAAAAGGAGAAGTCAGAGTTTTATCAACGACCGATTTTCCTGAAGAACGATATCAGAAAGGCAACGTTCTTTATCTCTTTCAATCTGAACAAAAAGAGCCTGTGGAAGTAAAAATAAAGACACATCGTTTTCATAAAACATTTGATCTTCTAACCTTTGAAGGGCATGCTTCTATTAATGATGTCGAGAAATATAAAAATTCTCTTATTAAAGTCCCTGAAAGCCAGTTAACAGATCTTGATGAGGGTGAGTATTATTTTCACGAAATTATAGGATGTACTGTTTTAACTGACGCCGGAGAGGAAATTGGAACGATTAAAGAAATTCTGGAAACAGGGGCCAATGACGTCTGGATTGTCAAAAGAAAAAACAAAAAGGATGCGTTAATTCCTTTCATTGACGACGTTGTTAAGGAAATTGATATTGAAGAAAAGCGCATTGTTATTTCATTAATGGAAGGACTAATTGACGAATGA
- the rpsP gene encoding 30S ribosomal protein S16, with the protein MAVKIRLKRMGANKSPFYRIVVADSRSPRDGRFIETVGTYNPVANPAIVDINEELALKWMQNGAKPSDTVRNLFSNQGIMEKFHNAKHSK; encoded by the coding sequence ATGGCAGTAAAAATTCGTTTAAAACGCATGGGAGCTAACAAATCTCCTTTCTATCGTATCGTAGTTGCAGATTCTCGTTCACCACGTGATGGACGTTTCATCGAAACAGTTGGAACTTACAATCCAGTTGCTAACCCGGCAATCGTTGACATCAACGAAGAGCTTGCTCTTAAATGGATGCAAAATGGTGCAAAGCCATCTGACACAGTTCGCAACTTGTTCTCAAACCAAGGCATTATGGAAAAATTCCATAACGCTAAACACAGCAAGTAA
- a CDS encoding ribonuclease HII produces MNKQTTEQIRQKLVQIEHTEDPFLLECGKDERKSVQKLVEKWMREFEQKKKDKQMFEDMMTFERQARDKGYKYICGIDEVGRGPLAGPVVAAAVILPEDFFLPGLTDSKKLSAEKRELFFETIVSESVAYGIGTISPAQIDEMNIYQATKAAMLKAVDELAVRPEYMLIDAMEIALPIPQESLIKGDARSVSIAAASVVAKVTRDRIMKKLAQKFPQYGFDHNMGYGTKAHLEALNQNGVTDYHRKSFSPVKEMAFCK; encoded by the coding sequence ATGAACAAACAAACAACTGAGCAAATCAGGCAAAAATTGGTTCAAATCGAACATACAGAGGACCCTTTTTTACTTGAATGCGGAAAAGATGAACGAAAAAGCGTACAAAAATTGGTCGAAAAATGGATGCGCGAATTTGAACAGAAGAAAAAAGATAAGCAGATGTTTGAAGACATGATGACATTTGAGCGGCAGGCAAGAGACAAGGGTTATAAATACATATGCGGAATTGATGAAGTCGGACGCGGTCCGCTGGCAGGACCTGTTGTGGCTGCGGCTGTTATCCTTCCTGAAGATTTTTTCCTGCCAGGGTTAACTGATTCCAAAAAACTGTCCGCAGAAAAAAGAGAGCTGTTTTTTGAGACAATCGTCAGTGAGTCTGTCGCTTATGGAATCGGGACGATTTCACCTGCCCAAATTGATGAGATGAACATCTATCAGGCTACTAAAGCTGCAATGCTGAAGGCTGTAGATGAGCTCGCTGTGCGGCCTGAGTATATGCTCATTGATGCGATGGAGATTGCCCTCCCGATCCCTCAAGAATCATTGATAAAAGGGGATGCAAGAAGCGTGAGCATCGCTGCGGCCTCCGTCGTGGCAAAAGTCACCAGGGATCGAATCATGAAAAAGCTTGCACAGAAATTTCCCCAGTACGGGTTCGATCATAATATGGGATATGGAACAAAGGCGCATCTTGAAGCTTTAAATCAGAATGGTGTAACAGACTATCACCGCAAGAGCTTTTCTCCTGTGAAAGAAATGGCATTTTGTAAATAA
- a CDS encoding YlqD family protein, with the protein MEIFQTVSVKQILTETSREQLLNHFMQTKQQLEREIDQLAFQLKKKEKTNQTEEMRKQYQREISKRMDKIKIADFQIQQIHTLPLGSEIKEKEMNAILEVHVGDRWDDLIKEKTIVIKDGIVVEIR; encoded by the coding sequence ATGGAAATCTTCCAGACAGTTAGTGTCAAACAAATATTGACAGAAACGAGCAGGGAACAGCTTTTAAATCATTTCATGCAAACCAAACAGCAGCTGGAACGGGAAATTGATCAGCTCGCCTTTCAGCTCAAGAAAAAAGAAAAAACGAATCAGACAGAAGAAATGCGCAAACAATATCAGCGGGAAATATCTAAGCGGATGGATAAAATAAAAATAGCCGACTTTCAAATACAGCAAATACATACCCTGCCGCTTGGAAGCGAAATAAAAGAAAAAGAGATGAACGCCATTCTGGAGGTTCATGTCGGGGACCGCTGGGATGATCTTATAAAGGAAAAGACGATTGTAATCAAAGATGGTATTGTAGTCGAAATACGCTAG
- the ftsY gene encoding signal recognition particle-docking protein FtsY translates to MSFLKKLKEKFTQQQPDSSPEKFKDGLTKTRVSFSERVNNLVARYRKVDEEFFEELEEVLIGADVGVSTVMELIDELKTEVKRRNIQDSKDVRSVISEKLVDIYQGDDAESPKLDIQEGRLNVVLFVGVNGVGKTTTIGKLAHKLKSEGKSVLLAAGDTFRAGAIEQLEVWGERVGVDVIKQSAGSDPAAVMFDAVQAAKARKVDVLLCDTAGRLQNKVNLMKELEKVKRVIEREIPGAPHEVMLVLDATTGQNAMVQAKQFSQATDVSGIVLTKLDGTAKGGIVLAIRNELSIPVKYVGLGEKMDDLQEFDAEQYVYGLFADLVEEA, encoded by the coding sequence ATGAGTTTTTTAAAAAAATTAAAAGAGAAATTTACACAGCAGCAGCCGGATTCTTCACCAGAAAAATTTAAAGACGGCCTGACAAAAACACGGGTCTCATTTTCAGAACGGGTAAATAACCTTGTAGCCCGCTACCGTAAAGTAGATGAAGAGTTTTTTGAAGAGCTTGAGGAGGTATTGATCGGTGCTGATGTTGGCGTTTCAACGGTGATGGAACTGATTGATGAGCTGAAAACAGAAGTTAAACGCCGCAACATTCAAGATTCAAAAGATGTCCGCTCTGTCATTTCAGAAAAACTTGTTGACATCTATCAAGGAGACGATGCTGAATCTCCAAAACTAGATATTCAAGAAGGCCGATTAAACGTCGTTTTGTTTGTTGGAGTAAACGGTGTCGGAAAAACAACGACGATCGGCAAACTCGCACACAAACTTAAGAGTGAGGGCAAGTCCGTCCTGCTCGCTGCAGGTGACACATTCCGCGCCGGTGCGATTGAACAGCTTGAAGTATGGGGAGAGCGCGTAGGAGTGGATGTGATCAAGCAGTCAGCCGGTTCAGATCCAGCTGCTGTTATGTTCGATGCAGTTCAGGCTGCAAAAGCCAGAAAAGTAGATGTTCTTTTATGCGATACGGCAGGACGCCTGCAAAATAAGGTAAACCTTATGAAAGAACTCGAAAAAGTGAAGCGCGTCATTGAACGTGAAATCCCTGGTGCCCCGCATGAAGTCATGCTCGTCCTTGACGCAACAACAGGTCAAAATGCCATGGTCCAGGCGAAACAATTTTCTCAGGCAACAGATGTATCAGGTATTGTCCTGACAAAACTTGATGGAACAGCAAAAGGCGGAATCGTCCTTGCTATCCGCAATGAACTGAGCATACCGGTGAAATATGTCGGCCTCGGCGAAAAAATGGATGACCTTCAGGAATTTGATGCAGAACAGTATGTATATGGACTATTTGCTGATTTAGTAGAAGAAGCATAA
- the sucD gene encoding succinate--CoA ligase subunit alpha: protein MSVFINKDTKVIVQGITGSTALFHTKQMLEYGTKIVGGVTPGKGNTEVEGVPVFNTVEDAVKETGANASVIYVPAPFAADAIMEAVDAELDLVICITEHIPVLDMVNVKRYMEGKKTRLVGPNCPGVITPDECKIGIMPGYIHTKGHVGVVSRSGTLTYEAVHQLTQAGIGQSTAVGIGGDPVNGTNFIDVLKAFNEDEDTYAVIMIGEIGGTAEEEAALWIKENMTKPVVGFIGGQTAPPGKRMGHAGAIISGGKGTAAEKIKTMNECGIKVADTPSVMGDTLIEALKENNLLEKCKTH from the coding sequence ATGAGCGTATTTATTAACAAAGATACTAAAGTAATTGTACAGGGGATTACAGGATCTACTGCTCTATTTCATACAAAGCAAATGCTTGAGTATGGCACAAAAATAGTAGGCGGAGTTACACCGGGAAAAGGAAACACGGAAGTAGAAGGAGTTCCTGTCTTTAATACAGTTGAAGATGCTGTTAAAGAAACAGGCGCAAATGCATCAGTCATTTATGTTCCGGCACCATTTGCGGCAGATGCAATCATGGAAGCTGTTGATGCTGAACTTGATCTCGTTATCTGTATCACTGAACATATTCCGGTTCTTGATATGGTTAATGTGAAGCGTTACATGGAAGGCAAGAAAACCCGTCTTGTCGGACCAAACTGCCCGGGTGTCATCACACCTGATGAATGTAAAATCGGCATCATGCCTGGATATATTCATACAAAAGGACATGTTGGCGTTGTATCACGTTCAGGAACATTAACATATGAGGCTGTTCATCAGCTCACTCAGGCAGGCATTGGTCAATCTACAGCTGTAGGTATTGGCGGAGATCCTGTTAACGGCACAAACTTTATCGATGTTCTTAAGGCGTTCAACGAAGATGAGGACACATATGCAGTCATCATGATCGGCGAAATCGGCGGAACTGCTGAAGAAGAAGCCGCATTATGGATTAAAGAAAACATGACAAAGCCAGTTGTTGGCTTTATCGGCGGTCAAACAGCACCTCCTGGAAAGCGCATGGGCCATGCTGGTGCGATTATTTCAGGCGGAAAGGGTACTGCGGCCGAAAAGATCAAAACAATGAATGAGTGCGGCATCAAAGTTGCTGACACTCCATCTGTAATGGGTGATACATTAATTGAAGCTTTAAAAGAAAATAATTTGCTTGAAAAATGTAAAACACATTAA
- the trmD gene encoding tRNA (guanosine(37)-N1)-methyltransferase TrmD: MRIDFLTLFPEMFHGVIGNSILKKAEEKGAVSFKVTNFRDYSDHKHSIVDDYPYGGGAGMVLKPQPIFDAVQDIQKESASAPKIILVCPQGETYNQRKAEELAKEEHLVFICGHYEGYDERIREHLVTDEISIGDFILTGGELASMVIADSVVRLLPDVLGNEDSPVLDSFSTGLLEHPHYTRPSDFRGMKVPDVLISGNHAKIDEWREKESLRRTFDRRPDLLNSFDLSDKQKKWIEEFKKG, from the coding sequence ATGAGAATTGACTTCTTAACTCTCTTTCCGGAAATGTTTCATGGAGTAATCGGCAATTCCATTTTGAAAAAAGCGGAAGAAAAAGGTGCCGTCAGCTTTAAAGTAACTAATTTCAGAGATTACTCTGACCATAAACACTCCATTGTTGACGACTATCCATATGGCGGAGGAGCGGGCATGGTTCTTAAGCCGCAGCCTATATTCGATGCTGTACAAGATATTCAAAAGGAAAGTGCATCTGCCCCTAAAATTATTCTTGTATGCCCACAGGGTGAAACCTACAACCAGAGAAAAGCAGAGGAACTGGCAAAGGAAGAGCATCTTGTTTTTATCTGCGGACATTATGAAGGATATGACGAGAGAATCAGAGAGCATTTAGTAACGGATGAAATTTCGATTGGAGATTTTATTCTTACCGGCGGAGAACTTGCTTCAATGGTTATCGCTGACAGCGTCGTCAGGCTGCTTCCAGACGTTTTGGGCAATGAGGACTCACCTGTGCTCGATTCCTTCAGCACGGGGCTCCTGGAGCATCCTCACTACACTCGTCCATCTGACTTCCGCGGGATGAAGGTTCCGGATGTCTTAATCTCCGGCAATCATGCTAAAATTGATGAATGGCGGGAAAAAGAATCGCTTCGCCGGACTTTTGACAGGAGACCAGATTTGCTTAACTCCTTCGATCTATCAGACAAGCAGAAAAAGTGGATAGAAGAATTTAAAAAAGGCTAA
- the sucC gene encoding ADP-forming succinate--CoA ligase subunit beta yields MNIHEYQGKEILRKYGVAVPNGKVAFTVEEAVSAAKELGTEVVVVKAQIHAGGRGKAGGVKVAKNIEEVETYANEILGKTLVTHQTGPEGKEVKRLLIEEGCDIKKEYYIGLVLDRATSRVVLMASEEGGTEIEEVAEATPEKIFKEVIDPAVGLQAYQARRIAFNINIQKELVGQAVKFMMSLYKAFTEKDCSIAEINPLVVTGDGKVMALDAKLNFDSNALYRRKDILEYRDLDEEDAKEIEASKYDLSYISLDGNIGCMVNGAGLAMATMDIIKYYGGDPANFLDVGGGATAEKVTEAFKIILSDQNVKGIFVNIFGGIMKCDIIAQGVVEATKQVGLEIPLVVRLEGTNVELGKQILNESGLNITSAESMADGAQKIVSLVG; encoded by the coding sequence ATGAATATCCATGAGTATCAAGGAAAAGAAATCCTTAGAAAATATGGAGTAGCAGTACCAAACGGCAAAGTTGCCTTCACAGTTGAAGAAGCTGTGTCAGCAGCAAAAGAATTAGGTACTGAAGTAGTAGTTGTAAAAGCTCAGATCCATGCGGGCGGCCGCGGAAAAGCTGGCGGGGTAAAAGTTGCTAAGAATATTGAAGAAGTAGAAACTTATGCGAATGAAATTTTAGGGAAAACGCTGGTTACCCACCAGACAGGTCCGGAAGGCAAAGAAGTAAAACGCTTACTTATTGAAGAAGGCTGCGATATTAAGAAAGAATACTATATCGGACTTGTACTCGACCGCGCGACTTCACGCGTTGTTTTAATGGCATCTGAAGAAGGCGGAACGGAAATTGAAGAAGTTGCAGAAGCAACTCCTGAAAAGATTTTCAAAGAAGTAATCGATCCTGCTGTAGGTTTACAAGCTTACCAGGCTCGCAGAATTGCTTTTAATATTAATATTCAGAAAGAATTAGTCGGACAGGCTGTTAAATTCATGATGAGCCTGTACAAAGCATTCACTGAAAAAGACTGTTCAATTGCTGAAATCAATCCTCTTGTTGTAACAGGAGACGGAAAAGTGATGGCACTGGATGCAAAATTAAATTTTGATTCAAATGCCCTTTACCGCAGAAAAGATATTCTTGAATACCGTGATCTTGATGAAGAAGATGCTAAAGAGATCGAAGCTTCTAAATATGACTTAAGCTATATTTCGTTAGATGGAAATATCGGCTGTATGGTTAATGGAGCAGGACTAGCAATGGCAACGATGGATATCATCAAGTACTACGGCGGGGACCCGGCAAACTTCCTGGACGTTGGGGGCGGCGCAACAGCTGAGAAGGTAACTGAAGCATTTAAGATTATCCTTTCAGATCAAAACGTAAAAGGGATTTTCGTCAACATTTTCGGCGGAATCATGAAATGTGACATTATCGCTCAGGGTGTTGTTGAGGCAACGAAACAAGTCGGCCTTGAAATTCCGTTAGTTGTCCGTTTAGAAGGTACAAACGTAGAGCTTGGCAAACAAATCTTAAATGAATCCGGTTTAAATATCACATCTGCAGAATCAATGGCTGATGGCGCACAAAAAATCGTATCTTTAGTAGGGTAA
- the rplS gene encoding 50S ribosomal protein L19, producing the protein MQKLIEDITKEQLRSDLPAFRPGDTVRVHVKVVEGTRERVQIFEGVVIKRRGGGISETFTVRKISYGVGVERTFPVHTPKIAQLEVIRRGKVRRAKLYYLRELRGKAARIKEIR; encoded by the coding sequence ATGCAAAAACTAATTGAAGATATCACTAAAGAACAATTAAGATCTGATCTTCCTGCTTTCCGTCCTGGAGACACTGTACGTGTACACGTTAAAGTTGTTGAGGGAACTCGTGAGCGTGTTCAGATTTTTGAAGGTGTTGTCATTAAGCGTCGTGGTGGTGGAATCAGCGAAACTTTCACAGTTCGCAAGATTTCTTATGGGGTAGGCGTAGAACGTACATTCCCAGTTCACACACCTAAAATCGCACAGTTAGAAGTTATCCGTCGCGGTAAAGTACGCCGTGCGAAACTTTACTACTTGCGCGAATTACGCGGTAAAGCGGCTCGTATTAAAGAAATTCGATAA
- a CDS encoding KH domain-containing protein, with product MIELIESIVKPLVDHPEDVSVVENEREHQIVYELTLHQDDIGKVIGKHGRIAKAIRTVVYAAGSNSKKRVQLEIND from the coding sequence ATGATAGAGTTAATCGAGTCGATTGTGAAGCCGCTTGTTGACCATCCTGAAGATGTGTCTGTTGTAGAAAATGAACGTGAACATCAAATTGTCTACGAATTAACCTTACATCAAGATGATATCGGCAAGGTGATTGGAAAACACGGCCGGATAGCGAAGGCGATTCGGACTGTTGTATACGCAGCAGGATCTAACTCTAAAAAAAGAGTTCAGCTGGAAATTAATGATTAA
- a CDS encoding EscU/YscU/HrcU family type III secretion system export apparatus switch protein, whose protein sequence is MNHVPVLEDPSLIEILHMMEVNEQIPEELYQTAAEIFSFIYHVDKVAETMSEKN, encoded by the coding sequence ATTAATCATGTTCCTGTTCTTGAGGATCCGTCATTAATTGAAATCCTTCATATGATGGAAGTGAATGAACAAATTCCGGAAGAACTTTATCAGACAGCAGCTGAAATATTTTCATTTATTTATCATGTTGATAAAGTCGCTGAAACCATGTCAGAGAAAAATTAA
- a CDS encoding putative DNA-binding protein, giving the protein MMLEKTTRVNYLFDFYQSLLTPKQKSYMSLYYLDDYSLGEIAEEYDISRQAVYDNIKRTEAMLEQYETKLLLFRKFQERQQLIEQLKAAAFKVDHERSLLTLIEALEKLD; this is encoded by the coding sequence GTGATGCTTGAAAAAACAACGAGAGTAAATTATCTCTTTGACTTTTATCAATCGTTGTTAACACCAAAGCAAAAAAGCTATATGTCGCTTTATTATCTTGATGATTACTCCTTGGGAGAAATTGCTGAAGAGTACGACATTAGCCGGCAGGCCGTGTATGATAACATAAAACGAACTGAGGCAATGTTAGAGCAATATGAAACCAAACTATTGCTTTTTCGAAAATTTCAAGAGCGTCAACAATTGATTGAACAATTAAAAGCTGCAGCGTTCAAGGTTGATCATGAACGTTCACTTTTGACGCTGATTGAGGCGCTGGAGAAATTAGATTAG
- the ylqF gene encoding ribosome biogenesis GTPase YlqF has product MTIQWFPGHMAKARRQVTEKLKLIDIVFELVDARIPVSSRNPMIDEIISSKPRIVLLNKADMADPKATQQWLAYFKEQGIHALPIDAKTGTGMKQIVSMSKEVLKEKFDRLAAKGVRPRAIRALIIGIPNVGKSTLINRLAKKNMAKTGDRPGVTTAQQWVKVGKELELLDTPGILWPKFEDELVGLKLATTGAIKDAILNLQEVALYALEFLSEKYPNRLKERYALEEIPEDRVELFDAVAKKRGCIMSGGWVDYDKTSELLLREIRSEKLGRLSFETTESIQQ; this is encoded by the coding sequence ATGACTATCCAATGGTTTCCCGGCCACATGGCCAAAGCAAGACGTCAAGTAACCGAAAAATTAAAGTTAATAGATATTGTTTTTGAACTTGTAGATGCGAGAATTCCAGTATCATCAAGAAATCCGATGATTGATGAAATTATATCGAGCAAACCGAGAATTGTGCTGCTGAATAAAGCTGACATGGCTGATCCGAAGGCGACACAGCAATGGCTTGCCTATTTCAAAGAGCAGGGAATTCACGCATTGCCGATAGACGCAAAAACTGGTACCGGCATGAAACAGATTGTTTCGATGTCAAAAGAAGTCCTGAAAGAAAAGTTTGACAGACTGGCTGCAAAAGGGGTTAGACCAAGAGCGATTCGCGCATTGATTATCGGCATTCCAAATGTCGGAAAGTCGACGCTTATCAACCGTCTGGCAAAGAAAAATATGGCGAAAACCGGAGATCGTCCGGGAGTCACTACTGCCCAGCAGTGGGTAAAAGTAGGCAAGGAGCTTGAGCTGCTTGATACTCCAGGAATTTTATGGCCTAAATTTGAAGATGAGCTTGTCGGGCTAAAGCTAGCAACTACAGGTGCTATAAAAGATGCTATCTTAAACCTTCAGGAAGTTGCGTTATATGCATTGGAATTTTTAAGCGAGAAGTATCCAAACCGGCTTAAAGAAAGATATGCACTTGAGGAAATCCCTGAAGATCGGGTAGAACTTTTTGATGCTGTAGCGAAAAAAAGAGGATGCATCATGTCTGGCGGCTGGGTGGACTACGATAAAACATCCGAGCTTCTCTTGAGAGAAATCCGCTCTGAAAAACTGGGACGCCTGAGCTTTGAAACGACAGAAAGCATTCAGCAATAA
- the ffh gene encoding signal recognition particle protein, with product MAFEGLADRLQNTIAKIRGKGKVSESDVKEMMREVRLALLEADVNFKVVKDFVKKVSERSVGQEVMTSLTPGQQVIKVVKEELTALMGGEQSKIAVANRPPTVIMMVGLQGAGKTTTTGKLANLLRKKHNRNPLLVAADIYRPAAIKQLETLGKQLNMPVFSLGDQVSPVEIAKQAIDHAKKEHLDYVLIDTAGRLHIDETLMDELLQVKELSKPDEIFLVVDAMTGQDAVNVAQSFNDQLGLTGVVLTKLDGDTRGGAALSIRSVTQTPIKFVGLGEKLDAIEAFHPERMASRILGMGDVLTLIEKAQANVDEDKAKELEQKMRTASFTFDDFLEQLGQVRSMGPLDELLGMLPGANKIKGLKNAQVDEKQIGSVEAIIRSMTKEEKQHPEIINSGRRKRIAKGSGTTVPEVNRLLKQFEDMKKMMKQMTSMSKGKKKGGMKFPFM from the coding sequence ATGGCATTTGAAGGATTAGCCGACCGACTGCAGAATACAATCGCAAAAATCCGCGGCAAAGGCAAAGTGTCGGAGTCTGATGTAAAAGAAATGATGCGTGAAGTGCGTTTAGCGCTTCTAGAAGCAGACGTTAACTTTAAAGTCGTAAAAGATTTCGTAAAAAAAGTAAGCGAACGGTCAGTAGGGCAGGAAGTTATGACAAGTTTAACTCCTGGCCAGCAGGTCATTAAAGTGGTTAAAGAAGAGCTGACCGCTTTAATGGGCGGCGAGCAGAGCAAAATTGCCGTCGCCAACAGACCCCCAACCGTTATTATGATGGTTGGACTGCAAGGTGCCGGTAAAACAACGACAACAGGAAAGCTTGCGAACCTGCTTCGAAAGAAACATAACCGCAATCCTCTTCTGGTCGCTGCAGATATTTACCGTCCAGCTGCCATCAAACAGCTTGAAACGCTTGGAAAACAGCTGAATATGCCTGTCTTTTCCCTGGGTGATCAAGTGAGTCCTGTTGAAATTGCCAAGCAGGCAATTGACCATGCAAAAAAAGAGCATCTTGATTACGTTCTGATTGATACAGCTGGCCGTCTTCATATTGATGAAACACTGATGGATGAGCTTTTGCAGGTAAAAGAATTATCAAAACCTGATGAAATCTTCCTCGTTGTTGATGCAATGACCGGACAGGATGCCGTAAATGTAGCGCAAAGCTTCAATGATCAGCTCGGCTTAACAGGCGTTGTCCTCACAAAGCTTGACGGTGACACTCGAGGCGGGGCTGCACTATCCATCAGATCTGTTACCCAAACACCGATTAAATTCGTTGGTCTTGGAGAAAAATTGGATGCGATTGAAGCATTTCATCCAGAACGCATGGCATCCCGTATTTTAGGAATGGGCGATGTTCTCACATTGATTGAGAAGGCACAGGCCAATGTGGATGAAGATAAAGCAAAAGAACTCGAACAAAAAATGAGGACTGCTTCGTTTACATTTGACGACTTCCTCGAACAGCTCGGACAAGTCCGCAGCATGGGGCCGCTTGATGAGCTTCTTGGAATGCTCCCTGGCGCCAACAAAATTAAAGGTTTAAAAAATGCTCAAGTCGATGAGAAACAGATTGGTTCTGTTGAAGCTATCATCCGTTCGATGACAAAGGAAGAAAAACAGCATCCTGAAATCATCAACTCTGGCCGCAGAAAACGAATTGCAAAAGGAAGCGGAACGACCGTACCGGAAGTTAACCGTCTTTTAAAGCAATTTGAGGACATGAAAAAGATGATGAAGCAAATGACGAGCATGTCAAAAGGGAAGAAAAAAGGCGGAATGAAATTTCCGTTTATGTAA
- the lepB gene encoding signal peptidase I, whose translation MTRKKSELFEWIKALAIAVILAAVIRYFLFAPIVVDGLSMMPTLHDQDRMIVNKIGYKIGEPERFDIVVFHATEEKDYIKRVIGLPGDRVEYRDDTLYINGKAYEEPYLDEYKNTLIDGPLTEPFTVEEVPEGQLFVMGDNRRYSKDSRHIGPVSKDEVMGKTSLIYWPLNDIRFVE comes from the coding sequence ATGACTCGAAAAAAGAGCGAGTTGTTTGAATGGATCAAAGCACTCGCTATTGCAGTAATACTCGCAGCCGTAATCCGATATTTCTTATTTGCACCAATTGTTGTGGATGGATTGTCCATGATGCCTACCCTGCACGATCAGGACCGCATGATAGTTAATAAGATTGGCTATAAAATAGGTGAACCGGAGCGGTTTGATATTGTCGTTTTTCATGCAACCGAAGAAAAGGACTACATCAAAAGAGTCATTGGACTTCCGGGAGACCGTGTAGAATATCGTGATGATACGCTCTACATTAACGGAAAAGCCTATGAAGAGCCTTATTTAGATGAGTATAAAAACACGTTAATTGACGGACCTTTAACAGAACCGTTTACAGTTGAAGAAGTTCCTGAAGGCCAGTTGTTTGTAATGGGTGATAACCGCAGATACAGCAAAGACAGCCGCCATATCGGACCGGTATCCAAAGATGAGGTTATGGGAAAAACCAGTCTGATCTACTGGCCATTAAATGATATTCGATTTGTTGAGTAA